The following proteins come from a genomic window of Anguilla rostrata isolate EN2019 chromosome 17, ASM1855537v3, whole genome shotgun sequence:
- the exoc7 gene encoding exocyst complex component 7 isoform X5: MIPTEDASARKREIEEKLKQEQDTLSFIRENLEKSDQLTKGMVSILSSFESRLVQLENSIIPVHKQTENLQRLQENVDKTLSCLDHVISYYHVAKDTDKIIKEGPAGRLDEYLACIAKIQKAVEYFQDNNPDSPELNTVKARFEKGKELLEAEFRGLLTRYSKPVPPVLILDAIGVDEELEVQEEVTLEHLPEAVLQDIICISGWLVEYGRNQDFMTVYFQVRSSQLDRSIKGLKEHFRKNSASSGILYSPAVPNKRKDTPTKKAPKRPVYIPGTIRKAQNLLKQYSQHGLDGRKGGSNLTPLEGKDDVLDIEIDSYIHCISAFVKLAHSEYALLTEIIPEHHQKKTFDSLIQGALDNLMLEGDDIVSAARRAIMRHDYSAVLTIFPILRHLKQTKADFDSVLQGTAASTKNKLPTLITSMETIGAKALEEFADSIKNDPDKEYNMPKDGTVHELTSNAILFLQQLLDFQETAGAMLASQVLGDTYNIPLDPRESSSSASSYSSEFSRRLLSTYICKVLGNLQLNLLSKSKVYEDSALSAIFLLNNYNYILKSLEKSELIQLVGVTNRKAEVSYRELMEQQMQVYQRSWLKVTEYVTDRNMPTFQPGTKLKDKERQMIKEKFKGFNDGLEELCKIQKVWAIPDKEQRDAIRQAQRKVVSDAYRSFLNRYGNISFTKNPEKYCKYRPEQVEDMIEKLFDTSA, from the exons ATGATTCCAACGGAGGACGCGTCCGCGCGGAAAAGAGAGATTGAAGAGAAATTAAAACAG GAACAAGATACGCTGTCGTTCATCCGAGAGAATTTGGAGAAGAGTGACCAGTTAACTAAAGGCATG GTGTCCATCCTGTCATCCTTCGAGAGCCGGCTGGTGCAGCTGGAAAACTCCATCATTCCCGTGCACAAGCAGACAGAGAACCTGCAGCGGCTGCAGGAGAACGTGGACAAGACCCTGTCCTGCCTGGACCACGTCATCAGCTACTACCACGTGGCCAAGGACACAGACAAGATCATCaaggaggg ACCTGCAGGCAGGCTGGATGAGTATCTAGCCTGCATTGCCAAGATCCAGAAGGCAGTGGAGTACTTCCAGGACAACAATCCAGATAGCCCAGAACTCAACACAGTG AAAGCGCGTTTCGAAAAGGGGAAAGAGCTGCTGGAGGCGGAGTTCCGGGGCCTGCTTACGCGCTACAGCAAGCCCGTCCCCCCTGTGCTCATCCTGGACGCCATCGGCGTGGACGAGGAgctggaggtgcaggaggaggtgacGCTCGAGCACCTCCCCGAGGCCGTGCTGCAGGACATCATCTGCATCTCCGGCTGGCTTGTGGAGTACGGCCGTAACcagg ACTTCATGACGGTGTACTTCCAGGTGCGCTCTTCCCAGCTGGACCGCTCCATTAAGGGTCTGAAAGAGCACTTTCGCAAGAACAGCGCCTCCTCCGGGATCCTCTACTCCCCCGCCGTGCCCAACAAGCGCAAGGACACACCCACCAAGAAGGCTCCAAAGAGACCAG TCTACATTCCAG GAACGATCCGGAAGGCTCAGAACCTTCTGAAACAGTACTCACAGCACGGGCTGGATGGGAGAAAGGGGGGTTCTAACCTCACTCCTTTGGAAG GGAAGGACGACGTGCTGGACATCGAGATCGACTCGTACATCCACTGCATCAGCGCCTTCGTGAAGCTAGCCCACAGCGAGTACGCCCTTCTGACCGAGATCATCCCCGAGCACCACCAGAAGAAGACCTTCGACTCGCTCAtccag ggggcgctggacAACCTGATGCTGGAAGGCGATGACATCGTGTCGGCGGCGCGGCGGGCCATCATGCGACACGACTACTCGGCCGTGCTCACCATCTTCCCCATCCTGCGGCACCTGAAGCAGACCAAGGCCGATTTCGACTCTGTGCTTCAG GGAACGGCCGCCAGCACCAAGAACAAGCTGCCCACCCTCATCACCTCCATGGAGACCATCGGAGCCAAAGCTCTGGAGGAATTTGCCGACAGCATTAAG AATGATCCTGACAAGGAATACAACATGCCCAAGGATGGAACAGTTCATGAACTCACCAGTAAT GCCATCCtgttcctgcagcagctgctggactTCCAGGAGACGGCCGGAGCCATGCTGGCCTCCCAAG TCCTTGGCGACACTTACAATAttcccttagaccccagag AGAGCAGTTCGTCGGCGAGCAGCTACAGCTCGGAGTTCAGCCGCAGACTGCTCAGCACATACATCT GTAAGGTTCTGGGGAACCTGCAGCTGAACCTCCTCAGCAAGTCCAAAGTGTACGAGGACTCTGCTCTGAGCGCCATCTTCCTCCTCAACAACTACAACTACATCCTCAAGTCCCTGGAGAA GTCGGAGCTGATTCAGCTGGTGGGCGTGACAAACAGAAAGGCTGAGGTGTCTTACAGAGAGCTGATGGAGCAGCAGATGCAGGTGTACCAGCGCAG CTGGCTGAAGGTGACGGAGTACGTGACGGACAGGAACATGCCCACATTTCAGCCTGGCACCAAG CTGAAGGATAAGGAACGTCAGATGATCAAGGAGAAGTTCAAG GGCTTCAACGACGGTCTGGAGGAGCTGTGTAAGATTCAGAAGGTGTGGGCCATCCCAGACAAGGAGCAGCGAGACGCCATCCGCCAGGCCCAGAGGAAGGTGGTGTCCGACGCCTACAGGTCCTTTCTGAACAG ATATGGCAACATATCCTTTACCAAAAACCCAGAGAAATACTGCAAGTACAGACCGGAACAGGTGGAGGACATGATCGAGAAACTGTTCGACACGTCGGCCTGA
- the exoc7 gene encoding exocyst complex component 7 isoform X7, with protein sequence MIPTEDASARKREIEEKLKQEQDTLSFIRENLEKSDQLTKGMVSILSSFESRLVQLENSIIPVHKQTENLQRLQENVDKTLSCLDHVISYYHVAKDTDKIIKEGPAGRLDEYLACIAKIQKAVEYFQDNNPDSPELNTVKARFEKGKELLEAEFRGLLTRYSKPVPPVLILDAIGVDEELEVQEEVTLEHLPEAVLQDIICISGWLVEYGRNQDFMTVYFQVRSSQLDRSIKGLKEHFRKNSASSGILYSPAVPNKRKDTPTKKAPKRPVYIPGHDHDLRVKHLTDALGEKQGASAGKDDVLDIEIDSYIHCISAFVKLAHSEYALLTEIIPEHHQKKTFDSLIQGALDNLMLEGDDIVSAARRAIMRHDYSAVLTIFPILRHLKQTKADFDSVLQGTAASTKNKLPTLITSMETIGAKALEEFADSIKNDPDKEYNMPKDGTVHELTSNAILFLQQLLDFQETAGAMLASQVLGDTYNIPLDPRESSSSASSYSSEFSRRLLSTYICKVLGNLQLNLLSKSKVYEDSALSAIFLLNNYNYILKSLEKSELIQLVGVTNRKAEVSYRELMEQQMQVYQRSWLKVTEYVTDRNMPTFQPGTKLKDKERQMIKEKFKGFNDGLEELCKIQKVWAIPDKEQRDAIRQAQRKVVSDAYRSFLNRYGNISFTKNPEKYCKYRPEQVEDMIEKLFDTSA encoded by the exons ATGATTCCAACGGAGGACGCGTCCGCGCGGAAAAGAGAGATTGAAGAGAAATTAAAACAG GAACAAGATACGCTGTCGTTCATCCGAGAGAATTTGGAGAAGAGTGACCAGTTAACTAAAGGCATG GTGTCCATCCTGTCATCCTTCGAGAGCCGGCTGGTGCAGCTGGAAAACTCCATCATTCCCGTGCACAAGCAGACAGAGAACCTGCAGCGGCTGCAGGAGAACGTGGACAAGACCCTGTCCTGCCTGGACCACGTCATCAGCTACTACCACGTGGCCAAGGACACAGACAAGATCATCaaggaggg ACCTGCAGGCAGGCTGGATGAGTATCTAGCCTGCATTGCCAAGATCCAGAAGGCAGTGGAGTACTTCCAGGACAACAATCCAGATAGCCCAGAACTCAACACAGTG AAAGCGCGTTTCGAAAAGGGGAAAGAGCTGCTGGAGGCGGAGTTCCGGGGCCTGCTTACGCGCTACAGCAAGCCCGTCCCCCCTGTGCTCATCCTGGACGCCATCGGCGTGGACGAGGAgctggaggtgcaggaggaggtgacGCTCGAGCACCTCCCCGAGGCCGTGCTGCAGGACATCATCTGCATCTCCGGCTGGCTTGTGGAGTACGGCCGTAACcagg ACTTCATGACGGTGTACTTCCAGGTGCGCTCTTCCCAGCTGGACCGCTCCATTAAGGGTCTGAAAGAGCACTTTCGCAAGAACAGCGCCTCCTCCGGGATCCTCTACTCCCCCGCCGTGCCCAACAAGCGCAAGGACACACCCACCAAGAAGGCTCCAAAGAGACCAG TCTACATTCCAG GTCACGATCATGACCTCAGAGTCAAACACCTCACTGATGCCCTGGGTGAGAAGCAGGGGGCATCCGCAG GGAAGGACGACGTGCTGGACATCGAGATCGACTCGTACATCCACTGCATCAGCGCCTTCGTGAAGCTAGCCCACAGCGAGTACGCCCTTCTGACCGAGATCATCCCCGAGCACCACCAGAAGAAGACCTTCGACTCGCTCAtccag ggggcgctggacAACCTGATGCTGGAAGGCGATGACATCGTGTCGGCGGCGCGGCGGGCCATCATGCGACACGACTACTCGGCCGTGCTCACCATCTTCCCCATCCTGCGGCACCTGAAGCAGACCAAGGCCGATTTCGACTCTGTGCTTCAG GGAACGGCCGCCAGCACCAAGAACAAGCTGCCCACCCTCATCACCTCCATGGAGACCATCGGAGCCAAAGCTCTGGAGGAATTTGCCGACAGCATTAAG AATGATCCTGACAAGGAATACAACATGCCCAAGGATGGAACAGTTCATGAACTCACCAGTAAT GCCATCCtgttcctgcagcagctgctggactTCCAGGAGACGGCCGGAGCCATGCTGGCCTCCCAAG TCCTTGGCGACACTTACAATAttcccttagaccccagag AGAGCAGTTCGTCGGCGAGCAGCTACAGCTCGGAGTTCAGCCGCAGACTGCTCAGCACATACATCT GTAAGGTTCTGGGGAACCTGCAGCTGAACCTCCTCAGCAAGTCCAAAGTGTACGAGGACTCTGCTCTGAGCGCCATCTTCCTCCTCAACAACTACAACTACATCCTCAAGTCCCTGGAGAA GTCGGAGCTGATTCAGCTGGTGGGCGTGACAAACAGAAAGGCTGAGGTGTCTTACAGAGAGCTGATGGAGCAGCAGATGCAGGTGTACCAGCGCAG CTGGCTGAAGGTGACGGAGTACGTGACGGACAGGAACATGCCCACATTTCAGCCTGGCACCAAG CTGAAGGATAAGGAACGTCAGATGATCAAGGAGAAGTTCAAG GGCTTCAACGACGGTCTGGAGGAGCTGTGTAAGATTCAGAAGGTGTGGGCCATCCCAGACAAGGAGCAGCGAGACGCCATCCGCCAGGCCCAGAGGAAGGTGGTGTCCGACGCCTACAGGTCCTTTCTGAACAG ATATGGCAACATATCCTTTACCAAAAACCCAGAGAAATACTGCAAGTACAGACCGGAACAGGTGGAGGACATGATCGAGAAACTGTTCGACACGTCGGCCTGA
- the exoc7 gene encoding exocyst complex component 7 isoform X8: MIPTEDASARKREIEEKLKQEQDTLSFIRENLEKSDQLTKGMVSILSSFESRLVQLENSIIPVHKQTENLQRLQENVDKTLSCLDHVISYYHVAKDTDKIIKEGPAGRLDEYLACIAKIQKAVEYFQDNNPDSPELNTVKARFEKGKELLEAEFRGLLTRYSKPVPPVLILDAIGVDEELEVQEEVTLEHLPEAVLQDIICISGWLVEYGRNQDFMTVYFQVRSSQLDRSIKGLKEHFRKNSASSGILYSPAVPNKRKDTPTKKAPKRPGHDHDLRVKHLTDALGEKQGASAGKDDVLDIEIDSYIHCISAFVKLAHSEYALLTEIIPEHHQKKTFDSLIQGALDNLMLEGDDIVSAARRAIMRHDYSAVLTIFPILRHLKQTKADFDSVLQGTAASTKNKLPTLITSMETIGAKALEEFADSIKNDPDKEYNMPKDGTVHELTSNAILFLQQLLDFQETAGAMLASQVLGDTYNIPLDPRESSSSASSYSSEFSRRLLSTYICKVLGNLQLNLLSKSKVYEDSALSAIFLLNNYNYILKSLEKSELIQLVGVTNRKAEVSYRELMEQQMQVYQRSWLKVTEYVTDRNMPTFQPGTKLKDKERQMIKEKFKGFNDGLEELCKIQKVWAIPDKEQRDAIRQAQRKVVSDAYRSFLNRYGNISFTKNPEKYCKYRPEQVEDMIEKLFDTSA; encoded by the exons ATGATTCCAACGGAGGACGCGTCCGCGCGGAAAAGAGAGATTGAAGAGAAATTAAAACAG GAACAAGATACGCTGTCGTTCATCCGAGAGAATTTGGAGAAGAGTGACCAGTTAACTAAAGGCATG GTGTCCATCCTGTCATCCTTCGAGAGCCGGCTGGTGCAGCTGGAAAACTCCATCATTCCCGTGCACAAGCAGACAGAGAACCTGCAGCGGCTGCAGGAGAACGTGGACAAGACCCTGTCCTGCCTGGACCACGTCATCAGCTACTACCACGTGGCCAAGGACACAGACAAGATCATCaaggaggg ACCTGCAGGCAGGCTGGATGAGTATCTAGCCTGCATTGCCAAGATCCAGAAGGCAGTGGAGTACTTCCAGGACAACAATCCAGATAGCCCAGAACTCAACACAGTG AAAGCGCGTTTCGAAAAGGGGAAAGAGCTGCTGGAGGCGGAGTTCCGGGGCCTGCTTACGCGCTACAGCAAGCCCGTCCCCCCTGTGCTCATCCTGGACGCCATCGGCGTGGACGAGGAgctggaggtgcaggaggaggtgacGCTCGAGCACCTCCCCGAGGCCGTGCTGCAGGACATCATCTGCATCTCCGGCTGGCTTGTGGAGTACGGCCGTAACcagg ACTTCATGACGGTGTACTTCCAGGTGCGCTCTTCCCAGCTGGACCGCTCCATTAAGGGTCTGAAAGAGCACTTTCGCAAGAACAGCGCCTCCTCCGGGATCCTCTACTCCCCCGCCGTGCCCAACAAGCGCAAGGACACACCCACCAAGAAGGCTCCAAAGAGACCAG GTCACGATCATGACCTCAGAGTCAAACACCTCACTGATGCCCTGGGTGAGAAGCAGGGGGCATCCGCAG GGAAGGACGACGTGCTGGACATCGAGATCGACTCGTACATCCACTGCATCAGCGCCTTCGTGAAGCTAGCCCACAGCGAGTACGCCCTTCTGACCGAGATCATCCCCGAGCACCACCAGAAGAAGACCTTCGACTCGCTCAtccag ggggcgctggacAACCTGATGCTGGAAGGCGATGACATCGTGTCGGCGGCGCGGCGGGCCATCATGCGACACGACTACTCGGCCGTGCTCACCATCTTCCCCATCCTGCGGCACCTGAAGCAGACCAAGGCCGATTTCGACTCTGTGCTTCAG GGAACGGCCGCCAGCACCAAGAACAAGCTGCCCACCCTCATCACCTCCATGGAGACCATCGGAGCCAAAGCTCTGGAGGAATTTGCCGACAGCATTAAG AATGATCCTGACAAGGAATACAACATGCCCAAGGATGGAACAGTTCATGAACTCACCAGTAAT GCCATCCtgttcctgcagcagctgctggactTCCAGGAGACGGCCGGAGCCATGCTGGCCTCCCAAG TCCTTGGCGACACTTACAATAttcccttagaccccagag AGAGCAGTTCGTCGGCGAGCAGCTACAGCTCGGAGTTCAGCCGCAGACTGCTCAGCACATACATCT GTAAGGTTCTGGGGAACCTGCAGCTGAACCTCCTCAGCAAGTCCAAAGTGTACGAGGACTCTGCTCTGAGCGCCATCTTCCTCCTCAACAACTACAACTACATCCTCAAGTCCCTGGAGAA GTCGGAGCTGATTCAGCTGGTGGGCGTGACAAACAGAAAGGCTGAGGTGTCTTACAGAGAGCTGATGGAGCAGCAGATGCAGGTGTACCAGCGCAG CTGGCTGAAGGTGACGGAGTACGTGACGGACAGGAACATGCCCACATTTCAGCCTGGCACCAAG CTGAAGGATAAGGAACGTCAGATGATCAAGGAGAAGTTCAAG GGCTTCAACGACGGTCTGGAGGAGCTGTGTAAGATTCAGAAGGTGTGGGCCATCCCAGACAAGGAGCAGCGAGACGCCATCCGCCAGGCCCAGAGGAAGGTGGTGTCCGACGCCTACAGGTCCTTTCTGAACAG ATATGGCAACATATCCTTTACCAAAAACCCAGAGAAATACTGCAAGTACAGACCGGAACAGGTGGAGGACATGATCGAGAAACTGTTCGACACGTCGGCCTGA